The Arachis hypogaea cultivar Tifrunner chromosome 19, arahy.Tifrunner.gnm2.J5K5, whole genome shotgun sequence genome has a window encoding:
- the LOC140182222 gene encoding protein MAIN-LIKE 1-like produces the protein MLTCNHPVPPDRYNDRAEDLLRLTGFYHASQIGVVQCQKALVNALIERWHPETHMFHLPIGECAVILEDVALILGLPTDGLPVIGMTMSSFEALDAECLIQFGVAPRKSDCRGSCIKLTWLRDLKENLELTDDISIQRYVRCHIMLLIGTILFGDKSGAGVHWKFLPLLRDFVSIGQYSWGAACLAYLYRALCRASRYNCKEIDGPLTLLLYWAWIRLPYLSPLPREPRSFSLANRWRNWERGDRRYRYLKLAHFRKAFDELQEGQFVWVAYAVDRVDPNIIPPEIYMQSVVWSATVPLVSFECIEWHATDRYNYVLSELPMPSQHPLDSYMHWYRTKYGDHLNLSNLVGQDNDEGDQEMNECD, from the exons atgttgACTTGTAATCACCCAGTTCCTCCGGACCGGTACAATGATAGGGCGGAGGACCTTTTACGACTTACCGGTTTCTACCATGCATCGCAGATTGGGGTAGTGCAGTGTCAGAAAGCATTGGTGAATGCTCTGATTGAACGTTGGCACCCGGAAACACATATGTTTCACCTTCCCATTGGTGAATGTGCCGTGATTCTTGAAGATGTGGCTCTAATTCTTGGTCTTCCCACCGATGGTCTTCCAGTCATAGGGATGACAATGAGTAGTTTTGAAGCGTTGGATGCGGAgtgtttgattcaatttggagttgCACCGCGTAAGTCGGATTGTAGAGGTAGTTGCATAAAACTTACCTGGTTGCGGGATCTAAAAGAAAATTTAGAGTTGACTGATGATATCAGTATACAAAGGTATGTGAGGTGCCATATTATGTTGCTGATCGGGACTATCTTGTTTGGGGATAAGTCTGGGGCAGGTGTGCATTGGAAATTTCTACCCTTGCTGCGTGATTTTGTTAGTATTGGACAGTATAGTTGGGGAGCGGCATGCCTAGCATACCTCTACAGGGCATTATGTCGGGCATCTCGTTATAACTGCAAGGAAATAGATGGTCCACTAACACTTCTACTCTATTGGGCTTGGATCAGGCTGCCATATCTATCGCCGCTACCTAGGGAACCACGAAGTTTTTCGCTAGCAAACAG GTGGCGGAACTGGGAGCGTGGTGACCGACGATATAGATATCTGAAGTTAGCTCACTTTAGGAAGGCATTTGATGAACTTCAGGAAGGGCAG TTTGTTTGGGTTGCTTATGCTGTGGATCGCGTGGATCCGAACATCATTCCTCCTGAAATCTACATGCAGTCGGTTGTCTGGAGCGCTACAGTTCCGTTGGTTTCATTTGAATGTATCGAGTGGCATGCTACCGATAG GTATAACTACGTTCTATCTGAGCTTCccatgccttcacagcatccaTTAGATAGTTACATGCATTGGTACCGAACAAAATATGGGGACCACTTGAACTTGTCAAATCTTGTGGGTCAAGATAATGATGAAGGTGATCAAGAAATGAATGAGTGTGATTAG